Sequence from the Scomber scombrus chromosome 1, fScoSco1.1, whole genome shotgun sequence genome:
ATGTGAAAATCATGCATCTCCAAAATATCAACTTTCAGTGAACTAAAATGGGAAAAAGGGTTGCTGACCAAGCATTTTTGAAATTTTTCAATTATGAGCCTTTAATGTCTAAACACATAAAACCGCATTTaatcttttaactttttttctttttcttttaatcaacAAATATATTTGGAGATACCTGGTTTTCACTGAATAGCAGCAGCATcaaaaaagaaaggggggaaaaaacatgagTAAAGAGTGTGCAatcttgtgtctctgtgtctcaggGTGCAGCTGATGAAGGAGATGATGGAGGTGAGTTGAAGTTATTGAAGTTACATttcaatatatacacatttaataatgCTGGTGCCTGTTTCTGATATgcgttgccttttttttttaaatttcagactCATCTCAGGACGTCTCTGAAGTCATTGCAAGAGCAAATGCTGGCATAAGTAAGAGAGTAtaattttattctatttcttttGAATGTCaaagattattatttatttatacattgttTAAATAACTTAGAATATTTACAATGTGAAgcttttttacagtaaaaattgtattttggAGTTTGGACTATCGAAATGTGACTTCAGCTTCCAAAACTTgaaaaggaaattattttttataaagaaTTTCAGTgttcttacattttatagactaaacagaGCCCCTTGGACAGAGccttatataaaaatgtaaagatctAGCAGTCATGTTAAACTCAAATTTACCTTCCTGCTGTGAATATTCATAtcagtgtctgtttgttttgcaggAACGAGGCTGATTTATGATGACATTGTCCCAAACAGGAAAAGGAACGCTGTCCCCTGCACTGCTACAGGCTGTAAATGGCCTAGAAATGGACACTTTGTGACAGTGCCTTACACCATCTCCTCCGAATACTGTAAGTCACAGAAACTTAACATTTGAACCCTGAAAAAACAGTCTAGACTATAGCTGTATCTCAaatcaggggctgcatccttcgtAGGATGCATTTGTAGGCCGATTACGTCACAACGGCCGGCAAAGGCTGTCCCAATTCGAAGGCTCCTTCAAATGCggccttcttttccctcttttaagAGGATGTACCACTATTATCCTTCGCGGCTTCCtatatcccaagatcctttgcgcGCCGCTGCTCAATCCCGAAATATAATCGGCAGCCGACAGAAccgcttctcctcttcctccagaacaaagaacattcaaaataaaatcaaaaattgCTCTGgctcaatcattttttaaactttttttctactctttcacttccttttgtTCTTATCTCTCACTTTCGAGGGCATGGGCTTCAAAAATCGTGATGTAACGGTAAGGGCGGAAACATCTGGTGACGCAACCAGGAAATCCTCCGAAGGCTAGACTGTCCCATTTAACAACCCTGTCCTCCCTTATATCACGGTCGACCATCCCAGTCAGGTCATTCTCTAGTGGTTTCTTCCCTTGGCTATGCAAGGAAGGAAGTGTTGGTGAAACACCTCTGTTATCAAAGAACCAGGGTTTACGTCAAGTAAACCAACGTTCTTTTCTGCTCAGTGTTTCACTATGGGAGATATGGCCCACTCCCGGATTGAAAAATCTCCCGAAGCCTTAAGGCTCCATGACCCCTACTGAGATATTACTAAATAGTCCCTTAGGCCCCAGTATCCAGCACTACAGCACATGGGCTAAGAACAGACCTGAGACATCCAAACTTTAGAATCTCACAAATGCATGCGTTGTAGCCCAACTCGCTGCAGCACAGATGTCCTCTACCAGGACTCCTTTAAACAGGGCCCATGACGTAGCCATGCCCCTGGTGGAGTGTGCCTTTAACCCTACAGGTGGCTGCAGGCCCCTACACCTGTAGCCACAATCCAGTGGGACTGACGGCACAATGGTTTTCCCTTGTGTGGTGTAGTCCACGACACAACAGCTGGTTGTTTCTCCTAAAACTTACCGTCCTGTCCACATACAACCGTAATGCTCGCACTGGGCACAAGGTATTTAGCCTGCATTCCTCTGCTGTTGCAAAAGGTGGAGGGTGAAAAGCCCTCAGCTCCACTATTGGGCACCTTTACGCAGACTCCGCCACCTTAGGTATTAAGGCCAGATTAGGCCGCAAACATACCATAGAGAACCCAGGAGCAAACTGCAAACAGGTGTGACGTGTTGACAGCGCCTGTAAATCACACACTCGCTCAGCTGTAGTCAAAGCTAAGACTTAATGCGGTTTTAGGAGAGAGAAACTTTAATCCCACTCCCTCCAAAGGTTCAAGCGGATGTTGTGAGAGAGCATGTTACACAATTTACAAATCCCATAATGGTACCATGGGCCTGGAAACTGGGAGCTTCATTGGAGCTTCTGTAGTGGTTACGCCTGAAGCGATTCCCATATTTAAACACAGAGCGAAGTTAGAAAAAGAACTACTGAAGTTTCActaaagtgaaagagagactattttataaaagcaaaaatctgcCAGCTCAATGCAGAAATACCATCTAAACATTATagtattaaattacattatttactgTCTTAACTTAATTGCAGGATTCACTTGAATAAACAAGTATAGACCTGAAAAATATGCAGAGGTCTTGACATTTGGCACCAAAGAAAATAGACAGAGTGGGAAGTTCTTTGTCTTTGCCCAGTTAGTCTGGTGGTGAAACACTTAAAGTAGTCTGGTTCCACTTCTCTGAAATGCTGTTAATATGTTTTCATTGAATTACCACTACCAACTGAGATAAGAGGTGCAATTTTAAATTAATGAACAATgattgataaaataaaataaaaaactgattCATCCCGAAAATGTGAGTTGTGATGTTTGAAGGAAGGGTATATCCTGTTTAGGGAGACCACTTCTTAagacttttctttgtctctgcagcCACAGACCAGTGCAACCTCATCAACAGGATCCTGCAGGACTTCAACAATTACACTTGTATTCGCTTTCAGTTGAGGAGCTCAGGGGAACATAATTACCTACACTTCTTCTCTGGAAATGGGTAGgacaatacacacatatacgcacacacatactgtatgttcaatcaatcaatcaacctttatttatatagcacttttcatacaggttaatgtagttcaaagtgtcTCACAGTTAGttgactgacaagctgataatgagacaaaataaaccaaacaaaaggaataaagacaaaaactaattaaaagagaaaaattggGACCaatgcaaaataattaaataaatacgaaaaatgagagagaataagagaaagggtttattaaaagttagagtaccATAAataaggttaaaatagatttaaaaaaacaaaagaaaagtaaaatataaaaaataaaagatgaagtttaCTAAAAGCTGAACTAAAACTAAGTTAAAAcgagattaaaagacaaaagaaacagacaaataaaattgatCAGAAGATACAACTTATaaagtgataataaaaaaataaacagataaaacattttaaaacatccaaacaaatagaaaaaatattattaagtTCTTAGTTTACTTTTCAAAATGTCCACAAAGTCTGCATCTTAACCACTAGACTGCAAGGTACTTCATCCAATGTATCAGTCATATTTGTGCGTTTGTGTATCAGGTGCTGGTCCTACCTTGGCCGTCAGGGAGGAAAACAGCTTGTCTCCCTGAAGAGAAACGGCTGTCTGTACACGAGCACGGTGCAGCACGAAGCTCTACACGCTCTCGGCTTCCACCACGAGCAAGTCCGCTCCGACAGAGACAACTACGTCAACATCTTCACCCAGAACATCGAGTCAGGTCTGCTCACATAAAACACTtgtgttcccacagctctatgttcccacatttctaagtgataattaaaatgtagaccctattttcccacagccacagacatgtggggtgtCCTCGTACCTCTGTaaggctacgagtgaaagtccctcatgagcaataatttacaaattaagcactggggcAGGCACAACGCTGTCCTGATATGGCTgtctttttgtaaaatagttgtaaaatataaccctaactctaaaccctaaccctaaccctgtgggaacatagggcctaattttgaaaaaaaggatagaaatgtgggaacatacaGCTGttggaacatagagctgtgggaacatagagctgtgggaacatagggcctaattttgaaaaaaaaagttagaaatgtgggaacattgggctgtaggaacatagggcctaattttggaaaaaaagtctaagaaatgtgggaacatagagctgtgggaacatatggctgtgggaacatagagctgaccccaTTTAgacaatacataataaaaagGTGGGCCATAAAGGTCAATAACAATATTGTGGGTCTTCAGCCATCGTGGCAGGAATCTCTCTAATAACCAGATCGTGGCAGgaggacacagacaggaaggtAGATTCTAAAGTCACACATCAGGGCAGCAGAGAAATATGGACTGAGTATGTGAACACCTGATTACATGAACCAGGTTGcattaaagattcactgttaaTGAAGGAAGTAACACATCAAAACCTAagatctgtgtgtttatattttggtCTGCTTTGTCTTTCTGTGCAGGACAGGAACACAACTTCAAGAAGGTGCAGACCAACAACCTGGGAACTCCCTATGACTTCAACTCCGTCATGCATTACAGCAAGTGAGTGATTTTGACCATATAGTGTATTTATGCCATATTGACTTAAATTACTTGGGtggttattttctgtttcttaaagcaaaatacaacaaattaaacctgaagagtacggtttagacctgctctatgtgtaaaatgccttgagatgactttgttgtgatttggcgctatacaaataaagatcgattggttgaacattttattatacataCAAGACCAGCTTTGTAAATTAGTCACTGTCACAAAACTGTCTGAATTGGGAGTGATCAGTA
This genomic interval carries:
- the LOC133995692 gene encoding high choriolytic enzyme 1-like; amino-acid sequence: MTPVVLFVLLLSLTAVTPGAADEGDDGDSSQDVSEVIARANAGIRTRLIYDDIVPNRKRNAVPCTATGCKWPRNGHFVTVPYTISSEYSTDQCNLINRILQDFNNYTCIRFQLRSSGEHNYLHFFSGNGCWSYLGRQGGKQLVSLKRNGCLYTSTVQHEALHALGFHHEQVRSDRDNYVNIFTQNIESGQEHNFKKVQTNNLGTPYDFNSVMHYSKYTFSKNGKPTIVAKSNPNLDFGRATTLSANDIARVNKLYNC